In Betta splendens chromosome 3, fBetSpl5.4, whole genome shotgun sequence, the genomic window ACTTTATTTGCATAGTCTATACTCTTAATTCTTAGACATAGTCTTTAAACACTTACCTCCTTTGGCACTTGCCatcatatgtattttatatttatttgaaaaaaaaaaaaaaaaaattctatttgTCTTGGTCAATCTCTAGGCTATTAGCTTGCTCCTGTTTTGGAAGATGGGTCGTCCGTCCGGTCATAAGAAAAGGTATTCATCTTCCATGCCTCCTTCAGCCACCTGAGCCAGCGCACCTGAGATCCACACAGATAACAAATAACCCTGATCCAATCCTTCACCTAACCCTGCCCGTGCCAGGGGCCATTGGAGCTGGTAGATGGTAGATTACCTTTTAAGAGGACAAAATAAATCCACTTCCTTTCCTAAAAAGTAAAAAGGGAAACCCTGTCATTGAAAGCAAAGATATAACAGGACATTGTCAAAGACAAGCAGCAggcgctctctccctctctctctctctctctctcttttgaggtctcctctccttctcatcCTATCCATTCTCTAACTTCCTCTCATCAACCTCActttctccatccctcccttACCTTACCCAACTTGCCTAATCCCAACCCTCCCCCCTTTTACTGCCTGACCCCAACCTTACTTATATCCTCCTACCTATCTCCCCACCCCCTCATCCCCTCCTAACCCTAATTACTCTCCCCCATCTCTTACCTCTCTCCCCATTCTGCCTAACCCTAAATAATTTACCCTCTTCTTGCTTCCTTCTTACAGAAAAGAAACTGCAACTCAACTCCACATACATGACAGCctcaaaagaataaaataataacagctaCTATGGGCATACTGTCCCTGCGATATAAGACAGACTGCTAGAATAGCTTTGGTTCATTTCCCTATATCCTGTCAAAAAAGAACTGACCTCCGCTGCCCATCCAAAAGGGACCTGCTGAGAGGACCACAACCTGGGGGAGACCATCCCACTGCCCCACGGTCGATCTGAGCAGCACCTCTGGAGAAAGGTTTGGTGATTTCTTGGTGCTACCTGCAATGAGTAAAGCACAACAAGATACATGAAATGACCATACGGTTAATACTCACCTAGTTAGGCCTCATTCTCATCCTACTCTccttctcaaacctgaaaatGGAACACTCCATGACGGAGTATACCATTATTACCCTCAGTCAGAGAAACCTCCCCAacccaaacaggaagttgaatTACCCAGATCGTTTGGGGCGGGGACAACCATGTGGTCTCTCTCATATAGATGTGTGAGCCCTCACGCCACTTCCCTTAGTTCCCTCTGATGAAGCAGCATGCACTGCGAAACGTTAGGGAGTCTTAGATCATATTGAGTAAACAGCTCTCCTATTTAagttttttaaaagttttttaattcttgttttaacttttttatctAAATAAAAGTGAGTTTTTAACACGCCGTCTTATGGAGGTTTTTAACCTTTAGTTACCTTTCACACTGAGTGGATTTTTATTCAACCACATTGTGGATTATGCGTTTAACCTTGGATTGGACATTTACCTGAGGACATCGAAACCCCCTTATGCCTCTGGGAGCGTTTTTTTCTGCTCCAGAAACCAGATGGACAGGAACGGGACCTGGAAGCACACCGACAGCCGGACAATGAGCCACAGGGAAGTGAGGCCTACAGACCTGAGGCCTAAGAAGCAGAGACTCCACGTCACCAGGCCCAGGACAAACCACATGGCGCAATCCTTCCACAACAAGGCTAAAGGTAGGACCTCCAATATGGACGGTGGGGCTCACTATGGGGAGACTGTTGCTCAATGTGACCTAGGCCACAGAGAGGAAAATCCAGAGGGCTCACACAATAACACTTACACCCACAACTCCTTACCTGAGGAGAGAGGTAGAGTTAAAAGACAAACTAAGATAAAACAGGTGCTAGATCCTAATACAAGAGACCTGgctaaaaagtattttaaactCATCCAAGCCATTCATCATAAAAACATTACTGACCGGGCCATATCCACCGGCACTCCTCCCGCAGGCATGATGAGGCAGGTCAGGAAGCTGTCCGGGTTCATCAAACCAGCAAGTCCTACAGAGGaagttaaaaacaaaatcaccatTAACACTAACAAGTGGATGGAGGAAAACCTGATCGTTTTACGGGACCACTACGCTAACATCATTTCTCAATATAGCCTAATAAATAGAAACAATGTTGCACTTCAAGTGGCAGCAAACTGGGCTGAAAAACGGTACAGGGGCAGGCTTGCTCCCACTACAGCCACGACAGTTGAGCGGGTACTGgccgcagcagcaacagcagtgcAGAATCCAGATCCTCATTacactcctccttctgtcttaTTGTCAAACCAGCCTTTGCTTTCCAACAGAGATTCAGAAGAGGAACCACCAACAGTCTCCAAGCCACTGGACGTAAAGAGCAGGGAGCAATTTCCACCGCTACCCAGGCCCAGTAGGAACTTACAAACTCTCTGTCTGGGCAATAGGcccactctgcagcagcaggtgatggcaGCTCCACAAACTCAAATCCAGAATCAGCCACAAGCTGAATCAGCCACCACAAGCACGGACACACGGTCTAACCAGACCCACTATGTGCTGCAACAAACCTCCAAACTGACCAGGAGGAATTTCAAGTCTCATAATAGCTCAGCTTTAAAGACTCTCTCCCCTTTAAAGGTGCTGGAGTCTGCTCCCTGCTCTCGACTTCCTCCTCGCCatcaccgtcctcctccacttgctgcctcctccccttcgCCTGTCACCAACCTTTCTCCACAGGGCCCTGATCAGGACCAGTTTTCAATATCCCAGCTGACCCTTCACTTTTCATTAGACTCTCCTCCGGCACCGAGTGTAATTAATGATCCTTCCTTTACAGAACAGACGCCATACCACCCCATTAAGTCCAGTGTCTGTGATCCCGGAGGGGAAATTTACCAACCACAGGCAACGAATCGTAAACAGGGCTTACAGGTACGACAGGCCAGGGACTTAACAAATGTGGCAACACTCACCACAGGTGACATTGACCAGCTTTCCCCATCCTCTGCTGacctctgtcctccaggtcaCTCAGCCGTGCCATCCGCCCCCCTGCCAGGGAGCCAGCCGCCCAGACACCTTGATCGGTCCaggctaaaattaaaaaacaaagaggtgggaggaaaaaggacgagaaaatggaaaaacatccaagttGAACAAACTGGACAAATCCACTCTGATACCTCCAAAAACACCTCGGTAGCAGTGCGGCTGGAGTCCTCACGGCAGGGGCACTTTGGGCGGGCTGAGGACGAGGAATGGGAGGATTTTACGTCAGGCAGTGAGAGAGAACAGAACCGTACCTTATTGTTTTTTCCCACCAGCCACAAGGCACGGCCTTCACGCAAGCTGGAGGACTGGCACATTAGGGGTAAAAAACCTGTACTGATATTGGGGGACTCGAACCTTAACAGGATCCTTGAGTTTATGCACCCAGAGGTACAAATCGACAGCTACCCTGGTGCCAATTTCTACCACTTTTGGAAAGTGGTACAGAAAACTCCAGCACACCCCTCTGTCAAGGTTGTGGTCTTCTCAGTGGGACTCAATAATAGGGACCAGGACCCTCagaaaacatcaataaaacaacTTAGGGCGTTGTATAGGGCATCCAGAGTGGCATTTCCAAATGCcagcatttttttccccctcattaaCTACTCGCCATCCCTCACGCAGatacagaaacaaaacctggacaCCATTAATACGTATATTACTAACTACTTACCTTCATTGCCTAGTATCCCACAGGACCGgttcagaaccagagcagatAACATCCATTGGACCACGGCCACAGCACACAGCATCTTCGACCTCTGGTGTCAAAGGCTGAGCTTAAATTTACAGTAGGCCCCAACTCCAACCAGAGCACTGAGGTCAGGAGGCTTAAgcctcctgcctcacacacgcacaacagaAGGGAGGACAGTGGATCTTCCCACTCAAATGTCCTCAACCTTTCTAAGCTCTTTTGGCCAACTGCCGCACAGCTGAGTCTGCTGGAGAGGGGCCTGACATTTGttccacaagacacacacacagacatagaggAATTGCGTAAAGACCTGCACTCCTACCACAGACGCATCAAGATCATAGACTACTTTGACACTGTGCAACCACACTTTGTGCCATTCACCCATGCGTCCAGCTGGGAACCAAAATGGACACAGCTCAGCAAAGGGGTCcagaaattaattaaacagGACAGACGATGCTTGGCCTTAAATCGGCCACAAGAGGGCGCCATTAGCAACCTCTCTGTCAGTGAGCAACAGGCcttgagggagctgcagactaATGCTCAGATAATCATTAAACCGGCCGATAAAGGCTCTAAGATAGTGATTATGGACAAACAGCAATACCTGTTGGAGGCACAAAGACAGCTGAGCAATAAACAGCATTACATACCTATCACAGCCAGCCTGCAGTCACAAATACAGACCAGGATCCGCTCCATCATACAGCAACTGTACATTGAGGGCTACATCAAGAGCAAACAAAGAGATTATCTCTATGGCCCCAATGACCCAAGGAGCAGACAATTCTACCTTCTGCCAAAAATACACAAGGACCCTCAAACATGGACAGTCCCTCACGAGGTGCCTCCAGGCAGACCCATAGTGTCGGACTGTAACAGCTGCACTTACCACATTTCACAGTACATCGACTCTTTCCTCGGTCCTCTCTCCAGCAGACATCCTAGTTACCTTAAAGACACCTACCACTTTCTGGAGGTCACCCGGAATGTCAAGCTCCCAAGCAATGCGAGACTTTTTACTATAGATGTAGAGAGCCTTTACACCAACATCAACACAGACATGGGCCTTAGAGCAGTCAGGGACATTTTTGCTAGATTTCCCGACCCCAGGAGACCCGATCGACACCTCCTGGAGCTACTAGCAATCTGCttgaaaaataatgattttcagTTTGGCACAAATCTCTACTTACAGGTACAGGGGACAGCCATGGGACAGCGATACGCCCCCTCATACGCAAACCTCTACATGAGCGAGTGGGAGCGAGAGGCTTTGGCAAAGTGCCGACACAAACCAGCCTTGTATTACAGATTCCTGGACGACATCGTGGGGGTCTGGACACATGACCTGAATAGCTTTTCAGAGTTTTTCCACACATTAAACAACCATCACCCCTCCATTAAGTTGCAGTACACGTTACACGCAGAGCAGGTTAACTTTCTGGACACAACAGTATTTTTTGCACCTACAACAGCTGGGGAGAAGATCATGTTGACTAAAGTCTACTTTAAGACAACAGACACGCATGCTCTCCTCCACAAAACCAGCTACCATCCAAAACATACCTTCAGAGGCATAGTGAAGTCACAAATCATTCGCTTCCACAGGATTTGCTctagacacacagacaccataGCGGCCATACAGGAATTGTTTCGAAGCCTCCGGCAGAGGGGGTACTCCAGGTCCTTCCTGAGGAGGATAAAGAGGGAAACACTTTCAACTCTCGCTCCCACTCGCTCTTTTAACAGTTTGAATAACAATATTGTTCAACAGCAGGCTAGCAGACCTCTAGATGACGACACGCCCCAGTTGTTGCCATTCGTAACCACCTTCTCCCACAGGCACTtgaatctgcagcaggaaatCAGGGCGAACTTCCAGTCTCACCTGGTGCCACTCCCGGcctttaaaaatcacaaaatcatTACAGCatacaggaaaaataaaaacctcaaGGACCTACTGGTTCGAGCCAAATTCAACCAGGAGCCACAGGGCCGACTGCAACCCTACCATCACCACTTCAGAAGAATCAAATACATCTCTAATCCCCACAGTCGTTCGGCCGGTCCTGTGTCTGGGCTTTGTACGGTCCATACCAGCAACATAGTTTACAGCATAACCTGCAACCAGTGCCATAAAATCTACATTGGGGAAACAAAACATGATATAGCgaccagactgcagcagcatctgtacACTATTCAGAGAGCGCAACTCAATAGAGAATTGGTTAAGCACTTCCAAACCCATTCAACCAAACACCTCACCATTTCTGGCCTCGAATGGCAGGCCAACTGGACGGATGGGCAGCGGAAAAGAAGAGAGCGGTACTGGATACAGATGTTGGGCACCATAGTGCCAACAggcttaaatgaaaaacaataaagcaacttTGAACTCAGAATTAGACACAGAGTGGGGAGAGGAAGGTATATTCAAACTAGAAAAGCGtataagaaacaaaacaaaaagtaccGTTTCTTGACAGGTGAGAGGGGTATAGCCCACTTCCAtacagcttcctgtgtgacagagagggagaggcatgACAAATAGAACATGagtttaatatttgtttttttcttctgtttaatCATGGGATCACTTTACATAATATATTGCATGAACCTTCTATTATCTATTgtctattaataatgaatgtggACTTTATTGCACATAGAGTGAATGAATGTTGACCAAAACATCTTAATGGTTGCCATTTGCATGACCCTACTGGCATTGTTATTCCTAAACAGAGGCCCAAGCACTTACCTTTTTGTTGGCACTTGATTGAGGATTACCCCCTCatcatatttattgttatttattccaAAGCATCTATGATCAAAAGGATAATAAATGATATTGCATGACCtctctttttctattaataatgaatgttgATTTTATTGCATGCAGAGTGAATTAATGAAGATAATGGCACTTAATAACTACTACTTTATTTGCATAGTCTATACTCTTAATTCTTAGACATAGTCTTTAAACACTTACCTCCTTTGGCACTTGCCatcatatgtattttatatttatttgaaaaaaaaaaaaaaaaaattctatttgTCTTGGTCAATCTCTAGGCTATTAGCTTGCTCCTGTTTTGGAAGATGGGTCGTCCGTCCGGTCATAAGAAAAGGTATTCATCTTCCATGCCTCCTTCAGCCACCTGAGCCAGCGCACCTGAGATCCACACAGATAACAAATAACCCTGATCCAATCCTTCACCTAACCCTGCCCGTGCCAGGGGCCATTGGAGCTGGCAGATGGTAGATTACCTTTTAAGAGGACAAAATAAATCCACTTCCTTtcctaaaaagtaaaaaaaagggaaacccTGTCATTGAAAGCAAAGATATAACAAGACATTGTCAAAGACAAGCAGcaggcgctctctctctctctctctctctccccccccctctctctctctctctctctctctctctttcgaggtctcctctccttctcatcCTATCCATCCTCTAACTTCCTCTCATCAACCTCCctttctccatccctcccttACCTTACCCAACTTGCCTAATCCCAACCCTCCCCCCTTTTACTGCCTGACCCCAACCTTACTTATATCCTCCTACCTATCTCCCTGCCCCCTCATCCCCTCCTAACCCTAATTACTCTCCCCCATCTCTTACCTCTCTCCCCATTCTGCCTAACCCTAAATAATTTACCCTCTTCTTGCTCCCTTCTTACAGAAAAGAAACTGCAACTCAACTCCACATACATGACAGCctcaaaagaataaaataataacagctaCTATGGGCATACTGTCCCTGCGATATAAGACAGACTGCTAGAATAGCTTTGGTTCATTTCCCTATATCCTGTCAGAAAAGAACTGACCTCCGCTGCCCATCCAAAAGGGACCTGCTGAGAGGACCACAACCTGGGGGAGACCATCCCACTGCCCCACGGTCGATCTGAGCAGCACCTCTGGAGAAAGGTTTGGTGATGTCTTGGTGCTACCTGCAATGAGTAAAGCACAACAAGATACATGAAATGACCATACGGTTAATACTCACCTAGTTAGGCCTCATTCTCATCCTACTCTccttctcaaacctgaaaatGGAACACTCCATGACGGAGTATACCATTATTACCCTCAGTCAGAGAAACCTCCCCAacccaaacaggaagttgaatTACCCAGATCGTTTGGGGCGGGGACAACCATGTGGTCTCTCTCATATAGATGTGTGAGCCCTCACGCCACTTCCCTTAGTTCCCTCTGATGAAGCAGCATGCACTGCGAAACGTTAGGGAGTCTTAGATCATATTGAGTAAACTGCTCTCCTATTTAAGTCTTTAAAAGTTTTTTAATTcttgttttaacttttttatctAAATAAAAGTGAGTTTTTAACACGCCGTCTTATGGAGGTTTTTAACCTTTAGTTACCTTTCACACTGAGTGGATTTTTTATTCAACCACATTGTGGATTATGCGTTTAACCTTGGATTGGACATTTACCTGAGGACATTGAAACCCCCTTATGCCTCTGGGAgcgttttttttctgctccagaAACCAGATGGACAGGAACGGGACCTGGAAGCACACCGACAGCCGGACAATGAGCCACAGGGAAGTGAGGCCTACAGACCTGAGGCCTAAGAAGCAGAGACTCCACGTCACCAGGCCCAGGACAAACCACATGGCGCAATCCTTCCACAACAAGGCTAAAGGTAGGACCTCCAATATGGACGGTGGGGCTCACTATGGGGAGACTGTTGCTCAATGTGACCTAGGCCACAGAGAGGAAAATCCAGAGGGCTCACACAATAACACTTACACCCACAACTCCTTACCTGAGGAGAGAGGTAGAGTTAAAAGACAAACTCAGATAAAACAGGTGCTAGATCCTAATACAAGAGACCTTgctaaaaagtattttaaactCATCCAAGCCATTCATCATAAAAACATTACTGACCGGGCCATATCCACCGGCACTCCTCCCGCAGGCATGATGAGGCAGGTCAGGAAGCTGTCCGGGTTCATCAAACCAGCAAGTCCTACAGAGGaagttaaaaacaaaatcaccatTAACACTAACAAGTGGATGGAGGAAAACCTGATCGTTTTACGGGACCACTACGCTAACATCATTTCTCAATATAGCCTAATAAATAGAAACAATGTTGCACTTCAAGTGGCAGCAAACTGGGCTGAAAAACGGTACAGGGGCAGGCTTGCTCCCACTACAGCCACGACAGTTGAGCGGGTACTGgccgcagcagcaacagcagtgcAGAATCCAGATCCTCATTacactcctccttctgtcttaTTGTCAAACCAGCCTTTGCTTTCCAACAGAGATTCAGAAGAGGAACCACCAACAGTCTCCAAGCCACTGGACGTAAAGAGCAGGGAGCAATTTCCACCGCTACCCAGGCCCAGTAGGAACTTACAAACTCTCTGTCTGGGCAATAGGcccactctgcagcagcaggtgatggcaGCTCCACAAACTCAAATCCAGAATCAGCCACAAGCTGAATCAGCCACCACAAGCACGGACACACGGTCTAACCAGACCCACTATGTGCTGCAACAAACCTCCAAACTGACCAGGAGGAATTTCAAGTCTCATAATAGCTCAGCTTTAAAGACTCTCTCCCCTTTAAAGGTGCTGGAGTCTGCTCCCTGCTCTCGACTTCCTCCTCGCCatcaccgtcctcctccacttgctgcctcctccccttcgCCTGTCACCAACCTTTCTCCACAGGGCCCTGATCAGGACCAGTTTTCAATATCCCAGCTGACCCTTCACTTTTCATTAGACTCTCCTCCGGCACCGAGTGTAATTAATGATCCTTCCTTTACAGAACAGACGCCATATCACCCCATTAAGTCCAGTGTCTGTGATCCCGGAGGGGAAATTTACCAACCACAGGCAACGAATCGTAAACAGGGCTTACAGGTACGACAGGCCAGGGACTTAACAAATGTGGCAACAGTCACCACAGGTGACATTGACCAGCTTTCCCCATCCTCTGCTGacctctgtcctccaggtcaCTCAGCCGTGCCATCCGCCCCCCTGCCAGGGAGCCAGCCGCCCAGACACCTTGATCTCTCCaggctaaaattaaaaaacaaagaggtgggaggaaaaaggacgagaaaatggaaaaacatccaagttGAACAAACTGGACAAATCCACTCTGATACCTCCAAAAACACCTCGGTAGCAGTGCGGCTGGAGTCCTCACGGCAGGGGCACTTTGGGCGGGCTGAGGACGAGGAATGGGAGGATTTTACGTCAGGCAGTGAGAGAGAACAGAACCGTACCTTATTGTTTTTTCCCACCAGCCACAAGGCACGGCCTTCACGCAAGCTGGAGGACTGGCACATTAGGGGTAAAAAACCTGTACTGATATTGGGGGACTCGAACCTTAACAGGATCCTTGAGTTTATGCACCCAGAGGTACAAATCGACAGCTACCCTGGTGCCAATTTCTACCACTTTTGGAAAGTGGTACAGAAAACTCCAGCACACCCCTCTGTCAAGGTTGTGGTCTTCTCAGTGGGACTCAATAATAGGGACCAGGACCCTCagaaaacatcaataaaacaacTTAGGGCGTTGTATAGGGCATCCAGAGTGGCATTTCCAAATGCcagcatttttttccccctcattaaCTACTCGCCATCCCTCACGCAGatacagaaacaaaacctggacaCCATTAATACGTATATTACTAACTACTTACCTTCATTGCCTAGTATCCCACAGGACCGgttcagaaccagagcagatAACATCCATTGGACCACGGCCACAGCACACAGCATCTTCGACCTCTGGTGTCAAAGGCTGAGCTTAAATTTACAGTAGGCCCCAACTCCAACCAGAGCACTGAGGTCAGGAGGCTTAAgcctcctgcctcacacacgcacaacagaAGGGAGGACAGTGGATCTTCCCACTCAAATGTCCTCAACCTTTCTAAGCTCTTTTGGCCAACTGCCGCACAGCTGAGTCTGCTGGAGAGGGGCCTGACATTTGttccacaagacacacacacagacatagaggAATTGCGTAAAGACCTGCACTCCTACCACAGACGCATCAAGATCATAGACTACTTTGACACTGTGCAACCACACTTTGTGCCATTCACCCATGCGTCCAGCTGGGAACCAAAATGGACACAGCTCAGCAAAGGGGTCcagaaattaattaaacagGACAGACGATGCTTGGCCTTAAATCGGCCACAAGAGGGCGCCATTAGCAACCTCTCTGTCAGTGAGCAACAGGCcttgagggagctgcagactaATGCTCAGATAATCATTAAACCGGCCGATAAAGGCTCTAAGATAGTGATTATGGACAAACAGCAATACCTGTTGGAGGCACAAAGACAGCTGAGCAATAAACAGCATTACATACCTATCACAGCCAGCCTGCAGTCACAAATACAGACCAGGATCCGCTCCATCATACAGCAACTGTACATTGAGGGCTACATCAAGAGCAAACAAAGAGATTATCTCTATGGCCCCAATGACCCAAGGAGCAGACAATTCTACCTTCTGCCAAAAATACACAAGGACCCTCAAACATGGACAGTCCCTCACGAGGTGCCTCCAGGCAGACCCATAGTGTCGGACTGTAACAGCTGCACTTACCACATTTCACAGTACATCGACTCTTTCCTCGGTCCTCTCTCCAGCAGACATCCTAGTTACCTTAAAGACACCTACCACTTTCTGGAGGTCACCCGGAATGTCAAGCTCCCAAGCAATGCGAGACTTTTTACTATAGATGTAGAGAGCCTTTACACCAACATCAACACAGACATGGGCCTTAGAGCAGTCAGGGACATTTTTGCTAGATTTCCCGACCCCAGGAGACCCGATCGACACCTCCTGGAGCTACTAGCAATCTGCttgaaaaataatgattttcagTTTGGCACAAATCTCTACTTACAGGTACAGGGGACAGCCATGGGACAGCGATACGCCCCCTCATACGCAAACCTCTACATGAGCGAGTGGGAGCGAGAGGCTTTGGCAAAGTGCCGACACAAACCAGCCTTGTATTACAGATTCCTGGACGACATCGTGGGGGTCTGGACACATGACCTGAATAGCTTTTCAGAGTTTTTCCACACATTAAACAACCATCACCCCTCCATTAAGTTGCAGTACACGTTACACGCAGAGCAGGTTAACTTTCTGGACACAACAGTATTTTTTGCACCTACAACAGCTGGGGAGAAGATCATGTTGACTAAAGTCTACTTTAAGACAACAGACACGCATGCTCTCCTCCACAAAACCAGCTACCATCCAAAACATACCTTCAGAGGCATAGTGAAGTCACAAATCATTCGCTTCCACAGGATTTGCTctagacacacagacaccataGCGGCCATACAGGAATTGTTTCGAAGCCTCCGGCAGAGGGGGTACTCCAGGTCCTTCCTGAGGAGGATAAAGAGGGAAACACTTTCAACTCTCGCTCCCACTCGCTCTTTTAACAGTTTGAATAACAATATTGTTCAACAGCAGGCTAGCAGACCTCTAGATGACGACACGCCCCAGTTGTTGCCATTCGTAACCACCTTCTCCCACAGGCACTtgaatctgcagcaggaaatCAGGGCGAACTTCCAGTCTCACCTGGTGCCACTCCCGGcctttaaaaatcacaaaatcatTACAGCatacaggaaaaataaaaacctcaaGGACCTACTGGTTCGAGCCAAATTCAACCAGGAGCCACAGGGCCGACTGCAACCCTACCATCACCACTTCAGAAGAATCAAATACATCTCTAATCCCCACAGTCGTTCGGCCGGTCCTGTGTCTGGGCTTTGTACGGTCCATACCAGCAACATAGTTTACAGCATAACCTGCAACCAGTGCCATAAAATCTACATTGGGGAAACAAAACATGATATAGCgaccagactgcagcagcatctgtacACTATTCAGAGAGCGCAACTCAATAGAGAATTGGTTAAGCACTTCCAAACCCATTCAACCAAACACCTCACCATTTCTGGCCTCGAATGGCAGGCCAACTGGACGGATGGGCAGCGGAAAAGAAGAGAGCGGTACTGGATACAGATGTTGGGCACCATAGTGCCAACAggcttaaatgaaaaacaataaagcaacttTGAACTCAGAATTAGACACAGAGTGGGGAGAGGAAGGTATATTCAAACTAGAAAAGCGtataagaaacaaaacaaaaagtaccGTTTCTTGACAGGTGAGAGGGGTATAGCCCACTTCCAtacagcttcctgtgtgacagagagggagaggcatgACAAATAGAACATGagtttaatatttgtttttttcttctgtttaatCATGGGATCACTTTACATAATATATTGCATGAACCTTCTATTATCTATTgtctattaataatgaatgtggACTTTATTGCACATAGAGTGAATGAATGTTGACCAAAACATCTTAATGGTTGCCATTTGCATGACCCTACTGGCATTGTTATTCCTAAACAGAGGCCCAAGCACTTACCTTTTTGTTGGCACTTGATTGAGGATTACCCCCTCatcatatttattgttatttattccaAAGCATCTATGATCAAAAGGATAATAAATGATATTGCATGACCtctctttttctattaataatgaatgttgATTTTATTGCATGCAGAGTGAATTAATGAAGATAATGGCACTTAATAACTACTACTTTATTTGCATAGTCTATACTCTTAATTCTTAGACATAGTCTTTAAACACTTACCTCCTTTGGCACTTGCCatcatatgtattttatattta contains:
- the LOC121202123 gene encoding uncharacterized protein LOC121202123 codes for the protein MDRNGTWKHTDSRTMSHREVRPTDLRPKKQRLHVTRPRTNHMAQSFHNKAKGRTSNMDGGAHYGETVAQCDLGHREENPEGSHNNTYTHNSLPEERGRVKRQTKIKQVLDPNTRDLAKKYFKLIQAIHHKNITDRAISTGTPPAGMMRQVRKLSGFIKPASPTEEVKNKITINTNKWMEENLIVLRDHYANIISQYSLINRNNVALQVAANWAEKRYRGRLAPTTATTVERVLAAAATAVQNPDPHYTPPSVLLSNQPLLSNRDSEEEPPTVSKPLDVKSREQFPPLPRPSRNLQTLCLGNRPTLQQQVMAAPQTQIQNQPQAESATTSTDTRSNQTHYVLQQTSKLTRRNFKSHNSSALKTLSPLKVLESAPCSRLPPRHHRPPPLAASSPSPVTNLSPQGPDQDQFSISQLTLHFSLDSPPAPSVINDPSFTEQTPYHPIKSSVCDPGGEIYQPQATNRKQGLQVTQPCHPPPCQGASRPDTLIGPG